A DNA window from Ipomoea triloba cultivar NCNSP0323 chromosome 10, ASM357664v1 contains the following coding sequences:
- the LOC116032843 gene encoding ABC transporter B family member 9-like isoform X2: protein MIIGTGASMANGLTQPFMSIIFGELINSFAKVDQSHVVHTVSKVCFDFVCLSIYAGIASVLQMLCWTIIGERQAARMRGLYLKAILRQDIAFFDTEMSTGEVIGRMSGDIILIQQAMGVKVGKFIQYISTFLGSFIIAFIKGRLLSLVLSCCLSAYAIPGGIMALINSKVSSRMRVVYSRAANVVGQTIGAIRMVASFTGEKQAIDKYNNNIKIAYRYKILQGLASGGGAGALLLVVFSTYGLAFWYGSRLILDKGYNGRDVVSALAAIMIGGMALGQISSYLSAFAAGQLAAYKIFETINRTPQIDASDMRGIELDDMIGEIELRDVYFRYPARPDVQIFSGLSMHIPNCQTVALVGQSGSGKSSVISLLERFYDPNAGEVLIDGINIKRFKLKWLREKMGLVSQEPILFATTLKENIAYGKENATDLEIRTALQIANAANFIDELPKGLDTMVGEHGMQLSDEQKQRVAIARAILKNPKILLLDEATSALDLESEQMVQDALNNLISNRTTVVIAHRLTTIRNADLIAVLQSGKLVEQGTHDELMQDSNGAYTKLVQMQQESKQKHNTQQVVSLERGRTMMDSDEFTWSSSQRISAAMRRSVSFSSSRHSITFGYVIPGLINIWEPETRNGCENEEEAYENSREEQKITSIKRLAALNRPELPCLVLGVIVACIQGAIYPVFGFIISMAIKALFEPPLKMIKDSRFWALMCLSLGLVTFLVLPIQNFFFGIAGGKLIQRIQSLAFKKVIYQDISWFDDPTNSSDAVWARLSTDASTVRCLVGDALALLVQSIAAVLSALIIAFEANWALALIIVCVLPLMSADLLVQTWLSNGSSVDPKVMYKEASQIASEAIGGIRTVASFCAEEKVMAMYLKKCEVPVTQGVHAGIISGVGFAFGSLAFYLANAFFFYIGAVLVQHDKATFSEVLKVFYAMTTLGLGVSQAYEMAPDVNKAKDSAASIFAMLDRRPKIDSSSKQGKILPIVWGEIEFEHVSFKYPTCPDIQIFKDLNLKIPAGKVCALVGESGSGKSTVISLIERFYDPESGVVLLDGVPLRELKLSWLRQQMGLVSRESVLFNESVRDNIAYGKQGTVTEDEIVKAAKMANAHRFICSLPRSYDTRVGERGTQLSDGQKQRIAIARAILKNPEILLLDDVTSGLEPVCEDMVQEALDRVMVSRTTVMVAHRLATVRRAHSIAVIKNGVIAEEGSHEVLMNIENGVYASLVSHHIGTT, encoded by the exons ATGATCATTGGAACAGGAGCTTCCATGGCCAATGGGTTGACACAACCATTCATGTCCATCATCTTTGGTGAGCTAATAAATTCTTTTGCCAAGGTGGATCAATCACATGTTGTTCATACAGTCTCAAAG GTCTGCTTTGATTTTGTGTGCCTTTCTATTTATGCGGGCATTGCTTCAGTTTTAC AAATGTTGTGTTGGACAATTATTGGAGAAAGGCAAGCTGCCCGTATGAGGGGATTGTATTTGAAAGCAATTCTAAGACAGGATATTGCCTTCTTTGACACTGAAATGTCAACTGGAGAGGTGATTGGTAGAATGTCTGGTGATATCATTCTCATTCAACAAGCAATGGGTGTAAAG GTTGGGAAATTCATCCAATATATCTCAACCTTCCTTGGAAGCTTCATAATTGCTTTCATAAAAGGACGGCTTCTCTCGTTAGTTCTATCTTGTTGTCTTTCTGCGTATGCCATTCCTGGAGGAATCATGGCGCTGATCAACTCTAAGGTGTCAAGTCGCATGCGAGTTGTTTATTCACGAGCTGCAAATGTGGTAGGACAGACAATAGGAGCAATTAGAATG GTTGCTTCCTTCACTGGAGAAAAACAAGCGATAGATAAGTACAACAACAACATTAAAATTGCTTACAGATATAAAATTCTACAAGGTCTGGCTTCTGGTGGAGGAGCTGGTGCTCTATTACTTGTAGTGTTCAGTACTTATGGACTCGCCTTTTGGTACGGCAGCAGGCTGATATTAGATAAAGGATACAACGGGAGAGATGTAGTCAGTGCCCTTGCCGCCATTATGATTGGAGGAAT GGCACTAGGCCAAATATCCTCGTATCTAAGTGCATTTGCAGCAGGGCAACTTGCGGCTTATAAAATATTTGAGACAATAAACCGCACACCACAAATTGATGCATCTGATATGAGAGGTATCGAGCTGGATGACATGATAGGTGAAATTGAACTAAGAGATGTGTATTTTAGGTATCCAGCAAGGCCAGATGTGCAAATCTTTTCTGGATTATCAATGCACATCCCAAATTGCCAAACTGTAGCTCTGGTAGGTCAAAGTGGAAGCGGCAAGTCGAGTGTCATAAGTTTACTGGAAAGATTTTATGATCCTAATGCGGGAGAAGTACTGATAGATGGCATCAATATAAAGAGATTCAAGCTCAAATGGCTAAGAGAAAAAATGGGATTAGTGAGTCAGGAACCTATCTTATTTGCAACTACCCTAAAAGAGAATATAGCCTATGGTAAGGAAAATGCTACTGATTTGGAGATACGAACAGCCTTACAAATTGCTAATGCTGCCAACTTCATTGATGAACTTCCCAAG GGGCTTGATACCATGGTTGGTGAGCATGGAATGCAGTTATCAGATGAACAAAAACAAAGAGTAGCAATTGCTAGGGCAATTCTAAAGAATCCAAAGATTCTCCTCCTTGATGAAGCCACAAGTGCTTTGGATTTAGAATCAGAACAAATGGTGCAAGATGCACTCAACAATCTTATATCAAACAGAACAACTGTGGTTATCGCTCATCGTTTGACAACTATACGTAATGCTGACCTCATAGCTGTACTGCAATCTGGAAAACTTGTGGAGCAAG GAACTCATGATGAATTGATGCAAGATTCTAATGGGGCATATACCAAACTAGTCCAAATGCAACAAGAAAGTAAGCAAAAACACAATACACAACAAGTGGTTTCACTTGAGAGGGGAAGGACTATGATGGATTCAGATGAGTTTACTTGGTCATCGAGCCAGAGAATATCTGCAGCAATGAGAAGATCAGTGAGCTTTTCATCATCAAGACATTCTATCACATTTGGCTATGTGATACCTGGTCTAATTAACATTTGGGAACCTGAAACCAGAAATGGTTgtgaaaatgaagaagaagcaTATGAAAACAGTAGGGAGGAACAGAAAATTACTTCTATTAAGCGGCTTGCTGCTCTAAACAGACCAGAACTTCCATGTTTGGTGCTGGGAGTAATAGTCGCATGTATTCAAGGGGCAATTTACCCTGTATTTGGATTCATTATCTCCATGGCTATTAAAGCTTTGTTTGAACCACCATTAAAGATGATTAAAGATTCCAGATTTTGGGCACTCATGTGTCTTTCCCTAGGTCTAGTTACTTTCCTAGTTTTACCTATCCAGAATTTCTTTTTTGGAATTGCGGGAGGGaaattaattcaaagaattCAGTCCTTGGCATTCAAGAAGGTAATCTACCAAGACATCAGCTGGTTCGACGATCCTACAAACTCAAG CGATGCAGTTTGGGCTAGATTATCTACTGATGCTTCCACTGTTCGGTGCCTTGTAGGCGACGCCTTAGCACTACTTGTCCAAAGCATTGCTGCTGTGCTATCAGCCCTGATTATAGCCTTTGAGGCCAATTGGGCTTTAGCACTCataattgtttgtgttttgcCATTAATGTCTGCAGATTTGCTAGTGCAAACGTGGTTGTCCAATGGATCCAGTGTGGATCCTAAG GTTATGTACAAAGAAGCAAGTCAAATTGCAAGTGAAGCAATTGGTGGTATAAGAACTGTGGCATCTTTTTGTGCGGAAGAGAAAGTGATGGCAATGTATCTGAAGAAATGTGAAGTCCCGGTGACGCAGGGAGTTCATGCTGGCATTATCAGTGGAGTAGGTTTTGCTTTTGGTTCTCTGGCATTTTATCTTGCAAATGCCTTCTTTTTCTACATTGGAGCTGTTCTGGTTCAACATGACAAAGCAACATTTTCCGAAGTCTTAAAG GTTTTCTATGCAATGACAACATTAGGTCTCGGAGTTTCTCAAGCATATGAAATGGCTCCAGATGTAAACAAAGCTAAGGACTCTGCTGCTTCTATATTTGCCATGCTCGATAGAAGACCCAAGATTGACTCTAGTAGCAAACAAGGCAAGATTTTACCTATTGTTTGGGGAGAGATCGAGTTTGAACATGTGAGCTTCAAGTATCCAACTTGCCCTGATATCCAAATCTTCAAGGACTTAAACCTGAAAATTCCTGCTGGAAAG GTATGTGCTCTCGTTGGCGAGAGTGGAAGTGGTAAATCAACGGTGATTAGCTTAATTGAAAGGTTCTATGATCCCGAGTCTGGAGTAGTATTATTGGATGGGGTTCCTCTTAGGGAACTAAAGCTAAGTTGGCTAAGGCAACAGATGGGGCTAGTGAGCCGAGAATCAGTACTCTTCAACGAGTCAGTTCGTGACAATATTGCGTATGGCAAACAGGGGACTGTAACCGAAGATGAGATTGTTAAGGCAGCGAAAATGGCAAATGCCCACAGATTCATTTGCTCGTTGCCTCGAAGCTATGACACTCGTGTAGGAGAAAGAGGAACACAACTCTCGGACGGCCAAAAGCAAAGAATTGCAATTGCAAGGGCAATCTTGAAAAATCCAGAAATCCTTTTACTGGATGATGTTACAAGCGGACTGGAACCCGTCTGTGAAGACATGGTACAAGAGGCGTTGGACCGGGTGATGGTGAGCCGAACCACTGTTATGGTTGCGCATCGCCTAGCCACGGTAAGACGGGCCCATTCAATTGCGGTTATCAAGAACGGAGTGATTGCTGAAGAGGGAAGTCATGAGGTGCTAATGAATATTGAGAATGGAGTTTATGCTTCATTGGTCTCCCATCATATAGGTACAACTTAA
- the LOC116032843 gene encoding ABC transporter B family member 9-like isoform X1 has protein sequence MSTEDGEKSRKTFDQKGAEDQSVPLFKLFSFADRFDVSVMIIGTGASMANGLTQPFMSIIFGELINSFAKVDQSHVVHTVSKVCFDFVCLSIYAGIASVLQMLCWTIIGERQAARMRGLYLKAILRQDIAFFDTEMSTGEVIGRMSGDIILIQQAMGVKVGKFIQYISTFLGSFIIAFIKGRLLSLVLSCCLSAYAIPGGIMALINSKVSSRMRVVYSRAANVVGQTIGAIRMVASFTGEKQAIDKYNNNIKIAYRYKILQGLASGGGAGALLLVVFSTYGLAFWYGSRLILDKGYNGRDVVSALAAIMIGGMALGQISSYLSAFAAGQLAAYKIFETINRTPQIDASDMRGIELDDMIGEIELRDVYFRYPARPDVQIFSGLSMHIPNCQTVALVGQSGSGKSSVISLLERFYDPNAGEVLIDGINIKRFKLKWLREKMGLVSQEPILFATTLKENIAYGKENATDLEIRTALQIANAANFIDELPKGLDTMVGEHGMQLSDEQKQRVAIARAILKNPKILLLDEATSALDLESEQMVQDALNNLISNRTTVVIAHRLTTIRNADLIAVLQSGKLVEQGTHDELMQDSNGAYTKLVQMQQESKQKHNTQQVVSLERGRTMMDSDEFTWSSSQRISAAMRRSVSFSSSRHSITFGYVIPGLINIWEPETRNGCENEEEAYENSREEQKITSIKRLAALNRPELPCLVLGVIVACIQGAIYPVFGFIISMAIKALFEPPLKMIKDSRFWALMCLSLGLVTFLVLPIQNFFFGIAGGKLIQRIQSLAFKKVIYQDISWFDDPTNSSDAVWARLSTDASTVRCLVGDALALLVQSIAAVLSALIIAFEANWALALIIVCVLPLMSADLLVQTWLSNGSSVDPKVMYKEASQIASEAIGGIRTVASFCAEEKVMAMYLKKCEVPVTQGVHAGIISGVGFAFGSLAFYLANAFFFYIGAVLVQHDKATFSEVLKVFYAMTTLGLGVSQAYEMAPDVNKAKDSAASIFAMLDRRPKIDSSSKQGKILPIVWGEIEFEHVSFKYPTCPDIQIFKDLNLKIPAGKVCALVGESGSGKSTVISLIERFYDPESGVVLLDGVPLRELKLSWLRQQMGLVSRESVLFNESVRDNIAYGKQGTVTEDEIVKAAKMANAHRFICSLPRSYDTRVGERGTQLSDGQKQRIAIARAILKNPEILLLDDVTSGLEPVCEDMVQEALDRVMVSRTTVMVAHRLATVRRAHSIAVIKNGVIAEEGSHEVLMNIENGVYASLVSHHIGTT, from the exons ATGAGCACTGAGGATGGAGAAAAATCAAGGAAAACCTTTGATCAGAAAGGAGCTGAAGATCAAAGTGTCCCATTGTTCAAACTTTTCTCATTTGCAGATAGGTTTGATGTTTCTGTAATGATCATTGGAACAGGAGCTTCCATGGCCAATGGGTTGACACAACCATTCATGTCCATCATCTTTGGTGAGCTAATAAATTCTTTTGCCAAGGTGGATCAATCACATGTTGTTCATACAGTCTCAAAG GTCTGCTTTGATTTTGTGTGCCTTTCTATTTATGCGGGCATTGCTTCAGTTTTAC AAATGTTGTGTTGGACAATTATTGGAGAAAGGCAAGCTGCCCGTATGAGGGGATTGTATTTGAAAGCAATTCTAAGACAGGATATTGCCTTCTTTGACACTGAAATGTCAACTGGAGAGGTGATTGGTAGAATGTCTGGTGATATCATTCTCATTCAACAAGCAATGGGTGTAAAG GTTGGGAAATTCATCCAATATATCTCAACCTTCCTTGGAAGCTTCATAATTGCTTTCATAAAAGGACGGCTTCTCTCGTTAGTTCTATCTTGTTGTCTTTCTGCGTATGCCATTCCTGGAGGAATCATGGCGCTGATCAACTCTAAGGTGTCAAGTCGCATGCGAGTTGTTTATTCACGAGCTGCAAATGTGGTAGGACAGACAATAGGAGCAATTAGAATG GTTGCTTCCTTCACTGGAGAAAAACAAGCGATAGATAAGTACAACAACAACATTAAAATTGCTTACAGATATAAAATTCTACAAGGTCTGGCTTCTGGTGGAGGAGCTGGTGCTCTATTACTTGTAGTGTTCAGTACTTATGGACTCGCCTTTTGGTACGGCAGCAGGCTGATATTAGATAAAGGATACAACGGGAGAGATGTAGTCAGTGCCCTTGCCGCCATTATGATTGGAGGAAT GGCACTAGGCCAAATATCCTCGTATCTAAGTGCATTTGCAGCAGGGCAACTTGCGGCTTATAAAATATTTGAGACAATAAACCGCACACCACAAATTGATGCATCTGATATGAGAGGTATCGAGCTGGATGACATGATAGGTGAAATTGAACTAAGAGATGTGTATTTTAGGTATCCAGCAAGGCCAGATGTGCAAATCTTTTCTGGATTATCAATGCACATCCCAAATTGCCAAACTGTAGCTCTGGTAGGTCAAAGTGGAAGCGGCAAGTCGAGTGTCATAAGTTTACTGGAAAGATTTTATGATCCTAATGCGGGAGAAGTACTGATAGATGGCATCAATATAAAGAGATTCAAGCTCAAATGGCTAAGAGAAAAAATGGGATTAGTGAGTCAGGAACCTATCTTATTTGCAACTACCCTAAAAGAGAATATAGCCTATGGTAAGGAAAATGCTACTGATTTGGAGATACGAACAGCCTTACAAATTGCTAATGCTGCCAACTTCATTGATGAACTTCCCAAG GGGCTTGATACCATGGTTGGTGAGCATGGAATGCAGTTATCAGATGAACAAAAACAAAGAGTAGCAATTGCTAGGGCAATTCTAAAGAATCCAAAGATTCTCCTCCTTGATGAAGCCACAAGTGCTTTGGATTTAGAATCAGAACAAATGGTGCAAGATGCACTCAACAATCTTATATCAAACAGAACAACTGTGGTTATCGCTCATCGTTTGACAACTATACGTAATGCTGACCTCATAGCTGTACTGCAATCTGGAAAACTTGTGGAGCAAG GAACTCATGATGAATTGATGCAAGATTCTAATGGGGCATATACCAAACTAGTCCAAATGCAACAAGAAAGTAAGCAAAAACACAATACACAACAAGTGGTTTCACTTGAGAGGGGAAGGACTATGATGGATTCAGATGAGTTTACTTGGTCATCGAGCCAGAGAATATCTGCAGCAATGAGAAGATCAGTGAGCTTTTCATCATCAAGACATTCTATCACATTTGGCTATGTGATACCTGGTCTAATTAACATTTGGGAACCTGAAACCAGAAATGGTTgtgaaaatgaagaagaagcaTATGAAAACAGTAGGGAGGAACAGAAAATTACTTCTATTAAGCGGCTTGCTGCTCTAAACAGACCAGAACTTCCATGTTTGGTGCTGGGAGTAATAGTCGCATGTATTCAAGGGGCAATTTACCCTGTATTTGGATTCATTATCTCCATGGCTATTAAAGCTTTGTTTGAACCACCATTAAAGATGATTAAAGATTCCAGATTTTGGGCACTCATGTGTCTTTCCCTAGGTCTAGTTACTTTCCTAGTTTTACCTATCCAGAATTTCTTTTTTGGAATTGCGGGAGGGaaattaattcaaagaattCAGTCCTTGGCATTCAAGAAGGTAATCTACCAAGACATCAGCTGGTTCGACGATCCTACAAACTCAAG CGATGCAGTTTGGGCTAGATTATCTACTGATGCTTCCACTGTTCGGTGCCTTGTAGGCGACGCCTTAGCACTACTTGTCCAAAGCATTGCTGCTGTGCTATCAGCCCTGATTATAGCCTTTGAGGCCAATTGGGCTTTAGCACTCataattgtttgtgttttgcCATTAATGTCTGCAGATTTGCTAGTGCAAACGTGGTTGTCCAATGGATCCAGTGTGGATCCTAAG GTTATGTACAAAGAAGCAAGTCAAATTGCAAGTGAAGCAATTGGTGGTATAAGAACTGTGGCATCTTTTTGTGCGGAAGAGAAAGTGATGGCAATGTATCTGAAGAAATGTGAAGTCCCGGTGACGCAGGGAGTTCATGCTGGCATTATCAGTGGAGTAGGTTTTGCTTTTGGTTCTCTGGCATTTTATCTTGCAAATGCCTTCTTTTTCTACATTGGAGCTGTTCTGGTTCAACATGACAAAGCAACATTTTCCGAAGTCTTAAAG GTTTTCTATGCAATGACAACATTAGGTCTCGGAGTTTCTCAAGCATATGAAATGGCTCCAGATGTAAACAAAGCTAAGGACTCTGCTGCTTCTATATTTGCCATGCTCGATAGAAGACCCAAGATTGACTCTAGTAGCAAACAAGGCAAGATTTTACCTATTGTTTGGGGAGAGATCGAGTTTGAACATGTGAGCTTCAAGTATCCAACTTGCCCTGATATCCAAATCTTCAAGGACTTAAACCTGAAAATTCCTGCTGGAAAG GTATGTGCTCTCGTTGGCGAGAGTGGAAGTGGTAAATCAACGGTGATTAGCTTAATTGAAAGGTTCTATGATCCCGAGTCTGGAGTAGTATTATTGGATGGGGTTCCTCTTAGGGAACTAAAGCTAAGTTGGCTAAGGCAACAGATGGGGCTAGTGAGCCGAGAATCAGTACTCTTCAACGAGTCAGTTCGTGACAATATTGCGTATGGCAAACAGGGGACTGTAACCGAAGATGAGATTGTTAAGGCAGCGAAAATGGCAAATGCCCACAGATTCATTTGCTCGTTGCCTCGAAGCTATGACACTCGTGTAGGAGAAAGAGGAACACAACTCTCGGACGGCCAAAAGCAAAGAATTGCAATTGCAAGGGCAATCTTGAAAAATCCAGAAATCCTTTTACTGGATGATGTTACAAGCGGACTGGAACCCGTCTGTGAAGACATGGTACAAGAGGCGTTGGACCGGGTGATGGTGAGCCGAACCACTGTTATGGTTGCGCATCGCCTAGCCACGGTAAGACGGGCCCATTCAATTGCGGTTATCAAGAACGGAGTGATTGCTGAAGAGGGAAGTCATGAGGTGCTAATGAATATTGAGAATGGAGTTTATGCTTCATTGGTCTCCCATCATATAGGTACAACTTAA